One genomic region from Deltaproteobacteria bacterium encodes:
- a CDS encoding NYN domain-containing protein, producing MAEKNQNDNVAQTENLALYCDFENIAIGVRDARYASFDMRKVLDRLLVKGKIVVKKAYCDWERYREYKPVMHEASFELIEIPHVRQSGKNSADIRMVVDALDLCYTKSHVDTFVIISGDSDFSALVSKLRENNKVVIGVGVKNSTSDLLIANCDEFIYYDDLVRESKRRGGAKRGRTGRASRKTAATPAEEKAPAEEKAPPEEKAPAEETEKQEAQEALDLVVETVAHLFDERGAKDTIWGSMVKQTLKRRKPGFNERYHGFRSFGKLLEEAQSLNLLDLEADEKSGDYVVKGVVQDD from the coding sequence GTGGCTGAAAAGAACCAGAACGACAACGTGGCACAGACCGAAAACCTGGCGCTCTACTGCGACTTCGAGAATATCGCCATCGGCGTACGCGACGCACGCTACGCCAGTTTCGACATGCGCAAGGTCCTCGACCGCCTGCTGGTCAAAGGCAAGATCGTCGTCAAGAAGGCCTACTGCGACTGGGAGCGCTACCGCGAGTACAAGCCGGTCATGCACGAGGCCTCCTTCGAGCTGATCGAGATTCCCCACGTGCGCCAGTCGGGCAAGAACTCGGCGGACATCCGCATGGTGGTGGACGCCCTGGACCTCTGCTACACGAAGTCGCACGTGGACACCTTCGTGATCATCAGCGGCGACTCCGACTTCTCCGCGCTGGTGAGCAAGCTGCGCGAGAACAACAAGGTGGTCATCGGCGTCGGCGTGAAGAACTCCACGTCAGACCTGCTCATCGCCAACTGCGACGAGTTCATCTACTACGACGACCTCGTGCGCGAGTCGAAGCGCCGGGGCGGCGCCAAGCGCGGGCGCACCGGGCGCGCGTCACGCAAGACCGCCGCCACGCCGGCGGAGGAAAAGGCGCCGGCAGAGGAGAAGGCGCCACCGGAGGAGAAGGCTCCGGCCGAGGAAACGGAGAAGCAGGAGGCTCAGGAGGCCCTGGACCTGGTGGTGGAAACGGTCGCCCATCTCTTCGACGAGCGCGGCGCCAAGGACACCATCTGGGGCTCCATGGTCAAGCAGACCCTCAAGCGCCGCAAGCCGGGCTTCAACGAGCGCTACCACGGCTTCCGCTCCTTCGGGAAGCTGCTGGAAGAGGCCCAGTCCCTGAACCTTCTGGACCTGGAGGCGGACGAGAAGTCCGGCGACTACGTGGTCAAGGGAGTCGTCCAGGACGACTGA